From one Microbacterium aurum genomic stretch:
- the recR gene encoding recombination mediator RecR, which translates to MYDGIVQDLIDEFGRLPGIGPKSAQRIAFHILQTPTFDVSRLSHLLGELRERVRFCEICGNVSEQERCAICRDPRRDGTLICVVEDAKDVSAIERTREFRGLYHVLGGAISPIAGIGPDDLRITQLMQRLADGTVQEVILATNPNLEGEATATYLSRLLHTMEIRVTRLASGLPVGGDLEYADEVTLGRAFEGRRSV; encoded by the coding sequence ATGTACGACGGCATCGTCCAAGACCTCATCGACGAGTTCGGCCGCCTCCCCGGCATCGGGCCGAAGTCGGCGCAGCGGATCGCGTTCCACATCCTGCAGACGCCCACGTTCGACGTCTCCCGCCTGTCGCACCTGCTGGGTGAACTGCGGGAGCGGGTGCGGTTCTGCGAGATCTGTGGCAACGTCAGCGAGCAGGAGCGCTGCGCGATCTGCCGCGATCCGCGTCGCGACGGCACGCTCATCTGCGTCGTCGAAGACGCCAAGGACGTCTCCGCGATCGAGCGCACCCGCGAGTTCCGCGGGCTCTATCACGTGCTCGGCGGCGCGATCAGCCCGATCGCAGGCATCGGACCCGACGACCTGCGCATCACGCAGCTGATGCAGCGACTCGCCGACGGCACGGTGCAGGAGGTCATCCTCGCCACCAACCCGAATCTCGAGGGCGAGGCGACCGCGACCTACCTCAGCCGGCTGCTGCACACCATGGAGATCCGCGTCACTCGCCTGGCTTCGGGCCTTCCGGTCGGCGGTGACCTGGAGTACGCCGACGAGGTGACCCTCGGCCGGGCCTTCGAGGGCCGGCGCAGCGTGTGA
- a CDS encoding NAD(P)-binding domain-containing protein, with the protein MEAQPVDVVVIGAGQAGLSAAYHLRRRGFVSHPPLDGTPASSARDADSPSFVVLDAEAAPGGAWQHRWASLRMATVNGIHELPGFPVPPADPAAPASEVLPAYFAAYERRFDLQVRRPVQVRAVGRADDDPHGRLIVETDHGDWAARYVINATGTWRRPFWPHSPGAETFRGRQLHVHDYVSADAFAGLRVVIVGAGISAVQLLEEISRAADTFWVTRREVRWDAAEFDTAARVAAIAGVEERVRRGDPPGSVISVTGQHWTPWARAAQARGVLVRHPMFTAVEEHGVRMPDGTFEPADVILWATGFRADIAHLAPLRLRTAAGGIRVANGRATDEPRLFLIGYGPSQSTVGANRAGRDAVRAIVADRSGGATRGLTATDAAERAT; encoded by the coding sequence GTGGAAGCGCAGCCGGTCGACGTCGTCGTGATCGGCGCGGGGCAAGCGGGGCTGTCGGCGGCCTATCACCTGCGCCGACGCGGCTTCGTGTCGCATCCTCCGCTCGACGGCACGCCGGCATCGTCCGCGCGCGACGCGGATTCGCCCTCGTTCGTGGTGCTCGACGCGGAGGCGGCGCCGGGCGGCGCGTGGCAGCACCGATGGGCGTCGCTGCGGATGGCGACGGTCAACGGCATCCACGAGCTCCCCGGCTTCCCGGTGCCGCCGGCCGATCCAGCCGCGCCGGCGAGCGAGGTGCTCCCCGCCTACTTCGCCGCGTACGAGCGTCGCTTCGACCTGCAGGTGCGGCGTCCCGTCCAGGTGCGGGCGGTCGGCCGCGCCGACGACGACCCGCACGGGCGACTGATCGTCGAGACCGATCACGGCGACTGGGCGGCGCGGTACGTCATCAACGCGACCGGCACGTGGCGACGGCCGTTCTGGCCGCACTCCCCCGGCGCCGAGACGTTCCGGGGGCGTCAGCTCCACGTGCACGACTACGTCTCTGCCGACGCGTTCGCAGGGCTCCGCGTCGTCATCGTCGGCGCCGGCATCTCGGCGGTGCAGCTGCTCGAGGAGATCTCCCGCGCCGCCGACACGTTCTGGGTGACCCGGCGCGAGGTGCGGTGGGATGCCGCGGAGTTCGACACCGCGGCACGCGTCGCCGCGATCGCGGGCGTCGAGGAGCGCGTCCGCCGCGGTGACCCGCCGGGGAGCGTCATCTCCGTGACCGGCCAGCACTGGACGCCCTGGGCGCGCGCCGCGCAGGCGCGCGGCGTTCTCGTCCGGCATCCGATGTTCACCGCCGTCGAGGAGCACGGGGTGCGCATGCCCGACGGCACGTTCGAGCCCGCCGACGTCATCCTGTGGGCCACCGGCTTCCGCGCCGACATCGCCCACCTCGCACCGCTGCGGCTGCGGACGGCGGCCGGCGGCATCCGCGTCGCGAACGGGCGCGCGACCGACGAACCGCGACTGTTCCTCATCGGCTACGGCCCGTCGCAGTCCACCGTCGGCGCGAACCGTGCCGGCCGCGACGCCGTGCGCGCGATCGTCGCGGACCGTTCAGGTGGCGCGACACGCGGTCTCACGGCGACGGATGCCGCGGAACGCGCCACCTGA
- a CDS encoding glycoside hydrolase family 65 protein, with protein MDRDRFPVDEWRLIEKRFSLADVGVTETLFTLGNGYLGLRGNHPEGGHAHEHGTFINGFHETFPIRHAEQAYGFAEVGQTIINAPDAKVMRVYVDDEPLDFDTADIREYERVLDMRRGVLTRHLRWVTPAGKDVQIDVDRLVSFDEKHLAVMRLTVTVLNSDAPVTIVCQLVNRQDGEDVYGGTAPGTQRAGFDPRKAEKIAERVLAPQEYWQDGGRTALSYRVTESGMTIAVVADHLIDTENEYSARTSVEPDIAKNVFRVQAKAGVPVTVTKLVSYHTSRGVPTRELVDRGRRTLDRVAAEGVQSAYDRQAEWLDGFWRRSDVVIEGHADLQQATRWCLFQLAQAAARADGLGVPAKGVSGSGYSGHYFWDTEIYVLPFLTYTTPQWARNALRMRYLMLPAARRRAAQLNEAGALFPWRTISGEEASAYYAAGTAQYHINADVSFALGKYVRATGDDDFLYREGVDIAVETARLWATLGFWRYNEDGQPEVFHIHGVTGPDEYTTVVNDNLFTNVMARFNLRFAARVVREMAEAAPEAYALMAKRLDLDPAEPDAWDAAAEAMHIPYSEGLGIHPQDAVFLEREVWDLESTPPEQRPLLLHFHPLVIYRYQVLKQADVVLALYLQGNHFTDEEKLADFEYYDPLTTGDSTLSAVVQAILAAEVGYQDLALQYFAQSIFVDLGDLHHNAADGVHVASAGGVWTALVAGFGGMRDHYGELSFDPRLPEAWPSLSYTLHWRGTELKVRITRDAMTVDAAGGGPVSFSVRGASVTVEPGGSVTVPLDGQGPRLSGRPTLSDIGESLREDGTLLSASVPTMTTSIPVITGSQPVVGGDDSALGIDT; from the coding sequence ATGGATCGCGACCGTTTCCCCGTCGACGAGTGGCGTCTGATCGAGAAGAGGTTCTCGCTCGCCGACGTCGGCGTCACCGAGACGCTGTTCACCCTCGGCAACGGCTACCTGGGGCTGCGGGGCAACCACCCCGAGGGTGGCCACGCGCACGAGCACGGCACGTTCATCAACGGCTTCCACGAGACCTTCCCGATCCGTCACGCCGAGCAGGCGTACGGGTTCGCCGAGGTCGGGCAGACGATCATCAACGCACCGGACGCCAAGGTCATGCGCGTGTACGTCGACGACGAGCCGCTCGACTTCGACACCGCGGACATCCGCGAGTACGAGCGGGTGCTCGACATGCGCCGCGGCGTGTTGACGCGTCATCTGCGGTGGGTGACCCCCGCCGGCAAGGACGTCCAGATCGATGTCGATCGGCTCGTCTCGTTCGACGAGAAGCACCTCGCGGTGATGCGGCTGACGGTGACGGTGCTGAACTCCGACGCCCCGGTCACGATCGTCTGCCAGCTGGTGAACCGGCAGGATGGCGAGGACGTGTACGGCGGCACAGCCCCCGGCACGCAGCGCGCCGGCTTCGACCCGCGCAAGGCCGAGAAGATCGCCGAGCGCGTGCTGGCACCGCAGGAGTACTGGCAGGACGGCGGACGCACCGCCCTGTCGTACCGCGTGACCGAGTCGGGCATGACGATCGCCGTCGTGGCCGACCACCTCATCGACACCGAGAACGAGTACTCGGCGCGCACCTCGGTGGAGCCGGACATCGCGAAGAACGTGTTCCGCGTGCAGGCGAAGGCCGGCGTGCCGGTCACCGTTACCAAGCTCGTCAGCTACCACACTTCCCGCGGGGTCCCCACGCGCGAACTGGTCGACCGGGGGCGCCGGACGCTCGACCGGGTCGCCGCGGAGGGCGTGCAGTCCGCGTACGACCGGCAGGCGGAGTGGCTCGACGGATTCTGGCGCCGCTCCGACGTCGTCATCGAAGGTCACGCCGATCTGCAGCAGGCGACGCGCTGGTGCCTCTTCCAGCTCGCGCAGGCCGCCGCCCGCGCCGACGGCCTCGGCGTGCCGGCCAAGGGCGTGTCCGGGTCGGGCTACAGCGGCCACTACTTCTGGGACACCGAGATCTACGTGCTCCCGTTCCTCACCTACACGACGCCGCAGTGGGCGCGCAACGCGCTGCGGATGCGGTACCTCATGCTGCCGGCCGCCCGCCGGCGCGCGGCGCAGCTGAACGAAGCGGGTGCCCTGTTCCCGTGGCGGACGATCAGCGGCGAGGAGGCCTCGGCGTACTACGCCGCCGGCACCGCGCAGTACCACATCAACGCCGACGTGAGCTTCGCGCTCGGCAAGTACGTGCGCGCGACCGGCGACGACGACTTCCTCTACCGGGAGGGCGTGGACATCGCCGTGGAGACCGCCCGGCTGTGGGCGACGCTCGGCTTCTGGCGGTACAACGAGGACGGCCAGCCCGAGGTGTTCCACATCCACGGCGTGACCGGCCCGGACGAGTACACGACGGTCGTCAACGACAACCTGTTCACAAACGTCATGGCCCGCTTCAACCTGCGCTTCGCGGCGCGGGTGGTGCGCGAGATGGCCGAGGCGGCGCCGGAGGCGTACGCCCTCATGGCGAAGCGGCTCGACCTCGACCCCGCCGAGCCCGACGCGTGGGATGCCGCGGCCGAGGCCATGCACATCCCCTACAGCGAGGGTCTCGGCATCCACCCCCAGGACGCGGTGTTCCTGGAGCGGGAGGTGTGGGACCTCGAGTCCACGCCGCCCGAGCAGCGCCCCCTGCTGCTGCACTTCCACCCGCTCGTCATCTACCGCTACCAGGTGCTCAAGCAGGCCGACGTCGTGCTCGCGCTGTACCTGCAGGGCAACCACTTCACCGACGAGGAGAAGCTCGCCGACTTCGAGTACTACGACCCGCTGACGACGGGGGATTCGACCCTGTCGGCGGTCGTGCAGGCGATCCTCGCGGCGGAGGTCGGGTACCAGGACCTGGCGCTGCAGTACTTCGCGCAGTCGATCTTCGTCGACCTCGGCGATCTGCATCACAACGCCGCCGACGGCGTGCACGTCGCCTCCGCGGGCGGGGTGTGGACGGCGCTGGTCGCCGGGTTCGGCGGCATGCGCGACCACTACGGCGAGCTGAGCTTCGACCCGCGTCTGCCCGAGGCCTGGCCGTCGCTGTCGTACACGCTGCACTGGCGGGGGACGGAGCTGAAGGTGCGCATCACGCGCGACGCGATGACGGTGGATGCCGCCGGTGGCGGTCCGGTCTCGTTCTCGGTGCGGGGCGCGTCCGTGACGGTCGAGCCCGGCGGATCGGTCACGGTGCCGCTGGACGGCCAGGGCCCCCGGCTCAGCGGCCGGCCGACGCTGAGCGACATCGGCGAGTCGCTGCGCGAGGACGGCACGCTGCTGTCGGCGTCGGTCCCGACGATGACCACCAGCATCCCGGTCATCACCGGCAGCCAGCCGGTCGTCGGCGGGGACGATTCAGCGCTGGGCATCGACACCTGA
- a CDS encoding aspartate kinase: MALIVQKYGGSSVADAESIKRVAKRIVDTRRAGHDVVVAVSAMGDTTDELLDLAHQVAPISAPRELDMLLSSGERISMALLAMAIHSMGFEARSFTGSQAGMITDATHGAARIVDVTPVRLREALDEGAIVIVAGFQGFNRDTRDITTLGRGGSDTTAVALAAALDADVCEIYSDVDGIFTADPRVVPKARKLDVVSAEEMLELAANGAKVLYIRAVEYARRHGVMINARSTFSSGQGTFVLAPGMSVPAGIAQPRSEESPMEEPIVAGVATDLSQAKITVIGVPDVPGKAAEIFTVIAKSGANVDMIVQNVSAAATGRTDISFTLPKSDAATALRALAGEQTRVGFESLVHDDQIGKLSVVGAGMRTHSGVSATLFEALSTAGVNIEMISTSEIRISVVVRGDELAEAARVVHTAYGLDGDTEAVVYAGTGR; encoded by the coding sequence GTGGCGCTGATCGTCCAGAAGTACGGCGGGTCCTCCGTCGCCGACGCCGAGAGCATCAAACGCGTCGCCAAGCGCATCGTCGACACCCGTCGTGCCGGGCACGACGTCGTCGTCGCGGTGAGCGCGATGGGCGACACCACCGACGAGCTGCTCGACCTCGCGCACCAGGTCGCGCCGATCTCGGCGCCGCGCGAGCTCGACATGCTGCTGAGCTCGGGGGAGCGGATCTCCATGGCGCTGCTCGCGATGGCCATCCACTCGATGGGCTTCGAGGCGCGCTCGTTCACCGGCAGCCAGGCCGGCATGATCACCGACGCCACCCACGGCGCCGCGCGCATCGTCGACGTCACGCCGGTGCGGCTGCGGGAGGCGCTCGACGAAGGCGCGATCGTCATCGTCGCCGGGTTCCAGGGCTTCAACCGCGACACCCGCGACATCACGACGCTCGGTCGCGGCGGCTCCGACACGACGGCGGTCGCGCTCGCCGCGGCGCTCGATGCCGACGTGTGCGAGATCTACAGCGACGTCGACGGCATCTTCACCGCCGACCCCCGCGTCGTCCCGAAGGCCCGCAAGCTCGACGTCGTCTCCGCCGAGGAGATGCTCGAGCTCGCCGCCAACGGCGCCAAGGTGCTCTACATCCGCGCCGTCGAGTACGCCCGCCGCCACGGCGTCATGATCAACGCCCGCTCGACGTTCAGCTCGGGCCAGGGCACCTTCGTCCTCGCCCCCGGCATGTCGGTCCCGGCCGGCATCGCCCAGCCCCGCTCAGAGGAGTCCCCCATGGAAGAGCCCATCGTCGCCGGTGTCGCCACCGACCTCAGCCAGGCCAAGATCACCGTCATCGGCGTCCCCGATGTGCCGGGCAAGGCCGCCGAGATCTTCACCGTCATCGCCAAGAGCGGCGCCAACGTCGACATGATCGTGCAGAACGTGTCGGCGGCCGCCACCGGGCGCACCGACATCTCGTTCACCCTGCCGAAGTCGGATGCCGCGACCGCCCTGCGTGCCCTGGCCGGCGAGCAGACGCGGGTCGGCTTCGAGAGCCTCGTGCACGACGACCAGATCGGCAAGCTGTCGGTCGTCGGTGCCGGCATGCGCACGCACTCCGGCGTCTCGGCGACCCTGTTCGAGGCGCTGTCGACGGCGGGCGTGAACATCGAGATGATCTCGACCTCCGAGATCCGCATCTCGGTGGTCGTCCGCGGCGACGAGCTCGCCGAGGCGGCGCGCGTCGTGCACACCGCCTACGGCCTCGACGGCGACACCGAGGCCGTCGTCTACGCCGGCACCGGCCGCTGA
- a CDS encoding DNA polymerase III subunit gamma and tau, whose amino-acid sequence MTTALYRRYRPETFGEMIGQAQVTEPLMTALRSDRVGHAYLFSGPRGCGKTTSARILARCLNCAEGPTDTPCGVCDSCVELSRGGGGSLDVVEIDAASHNGVDDARDLRERAIFAPARDRFKIFILDEAHMVTAQGFNALLKLVEEPPEHVKFIFATTEPEKVIGTIRSRTHHYPFRLVAPAAMLEYVEQLCAQEGVQVEAGVLPLVVRAGGGSPRDTLSLLDQLIAGSDPSTGSEAALVRYERAVSLLGYTHAELLDEVVTAFSAHDAAAAFAAVDRVVQTGQDPRRFVDDLLERLRDLIIVAATGAGAGAVLRGIPADELERMGRQASAFGTDRLSRIADLVVGTLDDMTGATSPRLQLELLVARVLAHADAVAPAGAPAATAAPGAAAAPVAAPAVASPPATAPAASATPAPATMAPAPTTAAAPTAPSAERDTAPLSAAAAPAPAAAETASARAPSPAAASAPVPPPPPVVPAGPITLAHVRDAWPEILQRLEPISRASWMIATVSTPVAFADDVLTLSFQSQADVAAFKKLAGGKGPSEDLRGAIRDVLGVRVKYVARHDSDGAIPPDAPSTGRDSGGPDAGAGPSAPPAPTGRAAAPTAPTPPAARPAVRESAAAPVTEWAVARIPSSPDPGGPPAASQAGAADAPRASTMAPPAAAPVPAGLAVDDEPEEAASATPVLTLERDGDVIRDEAVVDADDDELPPPVDAEAPVPPRAPVAVEPRGAQNAPGRATNGARPSRGIERVGEAVVRQMLGATFVREEPYSPPTRFQER is encoded by the coding sequence GTGACCACCGCCCTGTACCGCCGCTACCGTCCCGAGACGTTCGGTGAGATGATCGGGCAGGCCCAGGTCACCGAGCCGCTGATGACGGCGCTGCGCAGTGACCGGGTCGGTCATGCGTACCTGTTCAGTGGGCCGCGCGGCTGCGGCAAGACGACGTCGGCACGCATCCTCGCCCGCTGCCTGAACTGCGCCGAGGGTCCCACCGACACCCCGTGCGGCGTGTGCGACAGCTGTGTCGAGCTGAGCCGTGGCGGCGGTGGTTCGCTCGACGTGGTCGAGATCGACGCGGCATCCCACAACGGCGTCGACGACGCCCGCGACCTGCGCGAACGCGCCATCTTCGCCCCCGCGCGCGACCGGTTCAAGATCTTCATCCTCGACGAGGCGCACATGGTCACGGCGCAGGGGTTCAACGCCCTGCTGAAGCTCGTCGAGGAGCCGCCGGAGCACGTCAAGTTCATCTTCGCGACGACCGAGCCCGAGAAGGTCATCGGCACGATCCGTTCGCGCACCCACCACTATCCGTTCCGGCTCGTCGCTCCCGCGGCCATGCTCGAGTACGTCGAGCAGCTGTGCGCCCAGGAAGGCGTGCAGGTCGAGGCCGGCGTGCTGCCGCTCGTGGTCCGCGCCGGCGGCGGCTCGCCGCGCGACACGCTGTCGCTCCTCGACCAGCTGATCGCCGGCTCCGACCCGTCGACGGGGTCCGAGGCCGCCCTGGTGAGATACGAGCGGGCGGTGTCGCTGCTCGGCTACACGCACGCCGAACTGCTCGACGAGGTCGTGACGGCGTTCTCCGCGCACGACGCCGCAGCCGCGTTCGCCGCCGTCGACCGGGTCGTGCAGACCGGACAGGACCCGCGCCGCTTCGTCGACGACCTGCTCGAGCGCCTGCGCGACCTCATCATCGTCGCGGCGACCGGTGCCGGCGCGGGCGCCGTGCTGCGCGGCATCCCCGCCGACGAGCTCGAGCGCATGGGGCGTCAGGCCTCGGCGTTCGGCACCGACCGCCTCTCCCGCATCGCGGACCTCGTCGTCGGCACGCTCGACGACATGACCGGAGCGACCTCGCCGCGACTGCAGCTCGAACTGCTCGTGGCGCGCGTCCTCGCGCACGCCGACGCGGTCGCTCCCGCCGGTGCACCGGCGGCGACGGCGGCGCCCGGTGCCGCGGCGGCTCCCGTGGCGGCGCCCGCAGTGGCCTCGCCCCCGGCGACTGCGCCCGCGGCCTCCGCGACCCCGGCGCCCGCGACCATGGCGCCCGCGCCCACGACGGCGGCGGCGCCTACCGCGCCGAGTGCGGAGCGCGACACCGCGCCGCTCTCCGCCGCCGCAGCGCCCGCGCCTGCTGCCGCGGAAACCGCGTCCGCCCGGGCGCCCTCGCCCGCCGCAGCGTCGGCGCCCGTCCCGCCGCCCCCGCCGGTCGTGCCGGCGGGGCCGATCACCCTGGCGCACGTCCGGGACGCGTGGCCCGAGATCCTGCAGCGACTCGAGCCGATCAGCCGCGCGTCGTGGATGATCGCGACCGTCTCGACGCCCGTCGCCTTCGCCGACGATGTGCTCACCCTGAGCTTCCAGAGCCAGGCCGACGTCGCGGCGTTCAAGAAGCTCGCCGGCGGCAAGGGGCCGAGCGAAGACCTCCGCGGGGCCATCCGCGACGTCCTCGGCGTCCGGGTGAAGTACGTCGCCCGGCACGACTCCGACGGCGCCATCCCGCCGGACGCCCCCTCGACCGGCCGCGACTCCGGTGGGCCGGATGCCGGTGCCGGCCCGTCTGCTCCGCCCGCGCCCACCGGTCGCGCCGCCGCGCCGACCGCACCGACGCCGCCCGCCGCGCGGCCCGCGGTGCGCGAGTCGGCCGCCGCTCCTGTGACGGAGTGGGCGGTCGCCCGCATCCCTTCCTCGCCCGATCCCGGCGGCCCACCGGCGGCGTCGCAGGCGGGTGCGGCCGACGCCCCCCGCGCCAGCACGATGGCCCCGCCCGCGGCCGCGCCGGTCCCCGCCGGGCTCGCCGTGGACGACGAGCCCGAAGAGGCGGCATCCGCCACGCCCGTGCTGACGCTGGAACGCGACGGCGACGTGATTCGCGACGAGGCGGTGGTCGATGCCGACGACGACGAGCTGCCGCCGCCGGTCGACGCCGAGGCGCCGGTGCCGCCGCGCGCGCCGGTCGCGGTCGAGCCCCGCGGCGCTCAGAACGCCCCCGGCCGGGCGACGAACGGTGCGCGGCCGTCGCGCGGCATTGAGCGGGTCGGCGAGGCCGTCGTGCGTCAGATGCTGGGTGCGACGTTCGTGCGTGAAGAGCCCTACAGCCCGCCGACGCGGTTCCAGGAGCGGTGA
- a CDS encoding DMT family transporter, translating to MSPAVSGRAWGLYALMAVLWGIPYLFIKEAVDSISPAAIVAGRTLLGAAVLLPIALHRGALRPALRVWPWVLAFGAVEMAGPFLLLGHAEQTLPSGLTGLLVATVPLFAAGIALARGDRSVLSPARAVGLLVGFAGVVVIVAGPGLAVAEPAQALGAIGQVLLVALLYAIAPFIIATKLAHVPSLGTITLALLAVGIAYLPFALLTQHEMPTLRSGLSLIALGILCTALAFLGFFALIGEVGPVRAPLFTYVNPIVAIVLGVVLLGEALSTGLLVGFPLVIVGCWLAATGGRLRPRRPADGELPPIAAA from the coding sequence ATGTCACCCGCCGTTTCCGGCCGCGCATGGGGTCTCTACGCGCTCATGGCCGTGCTGTGGGGCATCCCGTACCTGTTCATCAAAGAGGCCGTCGACTCCATCTCGCCCGCCGCGATCGTAGCCGGCCGCACGCTGCTCGGGGCGGCCGTGCTGTTGCCGATCGCCCTGCATCGGGGCGCACTGCGGCCGGCGTTGCGGGTGTGGCCCTGGGTCCTCGCGTTCGGCGCCGTCGAGATGGCCGGGCCCTTTCTCCTCCTCGGCCACGCCGAGCAGACGCTCCCCTCCGGGCTCACGGGACTGCTCGTGGCCACCGTGCCGCTGTTCGCCGCCGGCATCGCGCTCGCCCGGGGCGACCGGTCGGTGCTCTCGCCCGCGCGGGCCGTGGGGCTGCTCGTGGGGTTCGCCGGCGTCGTCGTCATCGTCGCCGGTCCGGGCCTCGCCGTCGCGGAACCCGCGCAGGCACTCGGCGCCATCGGCCAGGTGCTGCTGGTCGCGCTCCTCTACGCCATCGCACCGTTCATCATCGCAACCAAGCTCGCGCATGTGCCGTCGCTCGGCACCATCACCCTCGCGCTGCTGGCGGTCGGCATCGCCTACCTGCCGTTCGCGCTGCTCACCCAGCACGAGATGCCCACCCTGCGCAGCGGACTGTCGCTGATCGCCCTCGGCATCCTGTGCACGGCGCTCGCGTTCCTCGGTTTCTTCGCCTTGATCGGCGAGGTCGGACCCGTCCGGGCGCCGCTGTTCACCTACGTCAACCCGATCGTCGCGATCGTCCTCGGCGTCGTCCTGCTCGGCGAGGCGCTGTCGACGGGGCTGCTCGTCGGCTTCCCGCTGGTGATCGTCGGATGCTGGCTCGCGGCCACCGGCGGCCGGCTCAGGCCGCGGCGGCCGGCGGACGGCGAACTTCCGCCGATCGCGGCGGCCTGA
- a CDS encoding aspartate-semialdehyde dehydrogenase — MTRISDSGLSVAVVGATGQVGTVMLEILAERSFPIRELRLFATARSAGTAVDFGGETIIIEDVATADPAGIDVALFSAGATGSRAHAPRFAEAGAVVIDNSSAWRMDPEVPLVVSEVNPHAAVNPPKGIIANPNCTTMAAMPVLKPLDAAAGLERLIVSTYQAVSGSGLAGAQELLGQVEGVLAQGHTLDLVHDGSAVDFPQPEKYVAPIAFDVIPLAGNLVDDGDNETDEEKKLRNESRKILELPDLRVAGTCVRVPVFTGHSLSIHAEFRDDITPDRAREILASAPGVALEEVPTPLQAAGNDPSYVGRIRADQSAPEGKGLVLFISNDNLRKGAALNAVQIAELVAARLGATAA, encoded by the coding sequence ATGACCCGCATCTCTGACTCAGGACTCTCCGTCGCCGTCGTCGGCGCCACCGGCCAGGTGGGCACGGTCATGCTCGAGATCCTCGCCGAGCGGTCCTTCCCGATCCGCGAGCTGCGGCTGTTCGCCACGGCGCGCTCGGCGGGCACCGCCGTCGACTTCGGCGGCGAGACCATCATCATCGAGGACGTCGCCACCGCCGACCCGGCGGGCATCGACGTCGCGCTGTTCAGCGCGGGCGCCACCGGCTCCCGCGCCCACGCGCCCCGCTTCGCCGAGGCCGGCGCCGTCGTCATCGACAACTCCAGCGCCTGGCGCATGGACCCAGAGGTCCCGCTCGTGGTCAGCGAGGTCAACCCGCACGCTGCCGTGAACCCGCCCAAGGGCATCATCGCGAACCCGAACTGCACGACGATGGCCGCGATGCCCGTGCTGAAGCCGCTCGACGCGGCCGCCGGGCTGGAGCGTCTCATCGTGAGCACCTACCAGGCGGTCTCGGGCTCGGGCCTCGCCGGCGCGCAGGAGCTGCTCGGTCAGGTCGAGGGCGTGCTCGCCCAGGGCCACACGCTTGACCTCGTGCACGACGGCTCCGCCGTGGACTTCCCGCAGCCGGAGAAGTACGTCGCGCCGATCGCGTTCGATGTCATCCCGCTCGCCGGCAACCTCGTCGACGACGGCGACAACGAGACCGACGAGGAGAAGAAGCTCCGCAACGAGAGCCGCAAGATCCTCGAGCTGCCGGACCTCCGCGTCGCCGGCACATGCGTGCGCGTCCCCGTGTTCACCGGCCACTCGCTGTCGATCCACGCCGAGTTCCGCGACGACATCACCCCCGATCGGGCCCGCGAGATCCTCGCGTCCGCCCCCGGCGTCGCTCTCGAAGAGGTCCCGACGCCGCTGCAGGCCGCCGGCAACGACCCGAGCTACGTCGGCCGCATCCGCGCCGACCAGTCCGCCCCCGAGGGCAAGGGCCTCGTGCTGTTCATCAGCAACGACAACCTCCGCAAGGGTGCAGCCCTGAACGCCGTGCAGATCGCCGAGCTCGTCGCCGCACGCCTGGGCGCGACCGCCGCCTGA